The proteins below come from a single Thalassomonas actiniarum genomic window:
- a CDS encoding beta-ketoacyl synthase N-terminal-like domain-containing protein: MARQYSIIGCGMINPLGIGAPAVSAAVRAGICQYQETDILSKDYQPFKMALVPPECLVALTGAASRGKSCYYQRLIQLASVAIFQIHHQLDNARPLPLMLALPSEHNMAADLDGDALLLDIARECADIIDFGASRCFRLGRAGGIAAFQAGQALIESGASDTVVIGGVDSYLDLMQLSLLDQQQRLLTASGMDGFVPGEGAAFFALNHKQSQKITMGPPGFANEPGHIYSKDICLGDGLSNAIRTALTGIKQPAKTVFSSFNGEHANGKEWGIALSRNSQNIDENFNMVHPADSYGDLGAATVPTLMILAYLGLLRGHYNSPLVIWSASDFAERGAIMMAINDEPPGADCHASSNKTL; the protein is encoded by the coding sequence ATGGCAAGGCAATATTCCATTATCGGCTGTGGCATGATCAATCCGCTTGGCATAGGTGCACCTGCGGTGAGTGCCGCTGTCCGTGCAGGTATTTGTCAGTATCAGGAAACCGATATTTTATCAAAAGATTACCAGCCATTTAAAATGGCCCTGGTGCCTCCCGAATGCCTGGTTGCATTAACCGGAGCAGCCAGCCGGGGCAAGTCTTGTTATTATCAGCGCCTGATACAGCTGGCCAGTGTTGCGATTTTCCAGATCCATCACCAGCTGGACAATGCCCGGCCTTTACCCTTGATGCTGGCGCTGCCCTCTGAGCACAATATGGCCGCGGATCTTGATGGCGATGCCTTACTGTTAGATATCGCCCGGGAATGTGCAGACATCATAGACTTTGGCGCCAGCCGATGTTTTCGCCTCGGCAGGGCCGGGGGAATTGCCGCTTTTCAGGCTGGTCAGGCACTGATAGAGTCGGGCGCGTCTGACACTGTAGTTATCGGCGGCGTAGATTCTTACCTGGACTTGATGCAACTGAGCTTACTTGACCAGCAACAAAGGCTGCTGACCGCCAGCGGCATGGACGGTTTTGTTCCCGGTGAAGGGGCGGCATTTTTTGCTTTAAACCATAAACAAAGCCAAAAAATCACTATGGGCCCACCGGGTTTTGCCAACGAGCCGGGCCATATCTACAGCAAAGACATTTGTCTGGGAGACGGTCTGAGTAACGCAATACGAACCGCCCTGACCGGGATAAAACAACCGGCAAAAACAGTTTTCTCCAGCTTTAACGGCGAACACGCCAATGGCAAGGAATGGGGCATCGCCTTAAGCCGCAACAGCCAAAATATCGATGAAAACTTTAACATGGTGCATCCGGCTGACAGTTACGGTGATCTGGGCGCAGCCACGGTGCCGACCCTGATGATATTAGCCTACCTCGGATTACTCAGAGGACATTATAACTCCCCCCTGGTGATCTGGAGTGCATCCGATTTTGCTGAACGCGGCGCTATCATGATGGCAATAAATGATGAACCTCCCGGCGCTGACTGTCATGCCTCAAGCAATAAAACGCTATAA
- a CDS encoding winged helix-turn-helix domain-containing protein encodes MKTKVGKWLVDEQTRTIIAGEERIELNLASFKLLQLFISCPKEVIPLSKIKEQVWQTEFTTDNLVYQTIRGLRKALEGEDAQSYIKTVPRHGYQLSVKIEKISETPASGEKTAELPATGRAQENKAQKRLFFTTGLFSNIMMIMVIIIFFAMLWLTNITPQQAIDKPADNTNNGHLLVISPGAGISERQNQAFMRYSQSIKEDLKLSEESTSNTVNLLSKLARSGKENKLVVQYMPQRNAVLNLVFTGHASRLVHLSITSLDKTLFEQKRAQPYQQMLDIFNEPNIKYEKTGITGLLTEVKEIKALLSLTYSPPARLHSAQYTIRQSIEKNSLNEQQKQAKYYFIEALYAFYKIEHYNAQRLYKGVNYLLKNYSQSNFSVVAAALYLAHIGNTQLAYQLLENQQQDSFVQAIKGMLHLKLGETYLALNHFEAVYKMDKAFEDNAAYYIWLLKKYKQNAKLERIYSDLAQSDYIGNDLYDMLFSWLLSKGSFSEAIDFIARYDTVMGCSDGLYSAMALLNNSLINHEKAMLWQSRATAVNNRNRHIPWLVYVRALYNNDLASYLSWYQSYIKDVIGQESRMHSLIITLMAHLVLGEYEQANKLLTTLEKVKINLFDPAVVAIIKALIQSHIAKQQNQAIDDVIAEIEPQVRAFTLLQGSLIRQVLASYFMLSRDFDEAEVHLLEACKANPALCLGWQHISLFKPVIQTDKLQAAIKQANKAIKGNQGKLIQLNRQVAQLCPVAKQ; translated from the coding sequence TTGAAAACCAAAGTCGGCAAGTGGCTGGTTGACGAACAAACGCGAACTATTATCGCTGGCGAGGAAAGAATAGAGCTAAACCTGGCAAGTTTTAAATTGTTGCAACTTTTTATCTCTTGTCCAAAAGAAGTCATTCCTTTATCTAAGATAAAGGAACAGGTATGGCAAACCGAATTCACCACAGATAACCTGGTATATCAGACCATTCGGGGTTTACGAAAAGCGCTGGAAGGGGAGGACGCACAAAGTTATATCAAAACAGTTCCCCGCCATGGTTATCAGCTATCGGTGAAAATAGAAAAAATATCAGAGACACCTGCTTCGGGAGAAAAAACAGCAGAGCTGCCGGCAACCGGACGAGCACAGGAAAACAAAGCGCAAAAGCGACTATTTTTCACTACGGGCTTGTTTTCTAATATTATGATGATTATGGTGATAATCATCTTTTTTGCCATGTTATGGTTGACAAACATCACCCCGCAGCAAGCGATTGATAAGCCGGCAGATAACACTAACAATGGTCATTTGCTTGTTATTTCGCCAGGTGCCGGAATAAGTGAACGGCAAAACCAGGCGTTCATGCGCTATAGTCAGAGCATTAAAGAAGATTTAAAGTTATCTGAAGAAAGCACATCCAACACGGTAAACTTGCTGTCAAAATTAGCTCGCTCGGGCAAGGAAAATAAGTTGGTTGTGCAGTATATGCCACAAAGAAATGCTGTGTTGAATTTAGTCTTTACCGGTCATGCTTCACGTTTAGTGCATCTGTCGATAACTTCACTTGATAAAACGCTGTTCGAACAAAAGCGTGCACAGCCCTACCAGCAGATGCTGGATATTTTTAATGAACCGAACATTAAGTATGAAAAAACAGGCATTACCGGCCTATTGACAGAAGTTAAAGAAATCAAAGCTTTGCTTTCTTTAACTTATAGCCCGCCAGCACGTTTGCACTCGGCACAGTACACTATTCGCCAGAGCATAGAAAAAAACAGCCTCAATGAACAACAAAAACAGGCAAAATATTATTTTATCGAAGCCTTATATGCGTTTTATAAAATAGAGCACTACAATGCCCAACGTTTATATAAAGGCGTCAATTACTTATTGAAAAATTACAGCCAAAGCAACTTTTCAGTGGTTGCGGCTGCTTTATATCTGGCACATATAGGCAATACCCAATTAGCCTATCAATTATTAGAAAATCAACAACAAGACAGTTTTGTTCAGGCCATCAAAGGTATGTTGCACTTAAAACTGGGGGAAACTTATTTGGCATTAAACCATTTTGAAGCCGTGTATAAAATGGACAAAGCCTTTGAGGACAATGCCGCATATTATATCTGGCTGTTAAAGAAATATAAGCAAAACGCTAAACTTGAGCGGATATACTCAGATCTGGCACAAAGTGATTATATCGGCAACGACCTTTATGACATGCTTTTTAGCTGGTTGCTTTCTAAAGGCAGTTTTTCTGAAGCGATAGATTTTATTGCCCGCTACGATACGGTCATGGGCTGTAGCGATGGCTTATACAGTGCGATGGCATTGTTGAATAATTCTTTGATAAATCATGAAAAAGCAATGTTATGGCAATCTCGGGCTACTGCCGTCAACAATAGAAACCGTCATATTCCATGGTTAGTTTATGTCAGGGCTTTATACAATAATGATCTGGCATCATATCTTAGCTGGTATCAATCATACATCAAAGATGTGATAGGGCAGGAAAGCCGCATGCATTCGCTTATTATTACCTTAATGGCACATCTGGTGTTAGGTGAATATGAGCAAGCAAACAAATTATTAACGACATTAGAAAAAGTTAAAATAAACCTTTTTGACCCTGCTGTCGTGGCCATAATCAAGGCACTGATACAAAGTCACATCGCCAAGCAACAAAACCAGGCAATAGATGATGTGATTGCCGAGATAGAACCTCAGGTAAGAGCATTTACACTGCTGCAAGGTTCACTTATCAGACAAGTATTGGCCAGTTATTTTATGCTTTCCAGGGATTTCGATGAAGCAGAAGTTCATTTACTGGAGGCTTGTAAGGCAAATCCTGCGCTTTGTTTAGGTTGGCAGCATATCTCCTTGTTTAAGCCTGTGATACAAACCGATAAATTACAAGCGGCAATCAAACAGGCGAATAAAGCCATTAAAGGCAATCAAGGCAAACTTATTCAACTTAATCGTCAGGTGGCGCAATTGTGCCCTGTAGCCAAGCAGTAA
- a CDS encoding winged helix-turn-helix domain-containing protein, translated as MNNTVGKWLIDEQSHCIVSDDEKVELNLATFKLLQLFASCPGEIISLSKIKEEVWQNEFTTNNVVYQTIRNLRMALEGDSGKSYIKTVPRHGYQLLVKIDDQMEGSVPALSGDENMELPAVPQESTGITALVCNKLNTRRWRLMLAIIATMMIVMVAVIKISWVASISQPTKNMSPSKGRLVIIDDIVEISEQQRQIFSHYQQKVVLDSNMEKTRLSSTENLLSKLDQMGDQHKLVVQYLPVQKAILNLVFVGKPSRLAYLSVQPVDKITQKADLEKFTHHLLAVFDDPMLDKGNSGIAGLLRENQEAQALASLSFGQTERLQTARQSIREAIEKYSLNEQQKKAKYYFIETLYAFYQIESFDDKQLHTGVNYLLSHYSQSNYSLVAAAFYLANKESVSIAFQLLEYLEQDPFVTYIQGLLHYELDELTSALKHFEKVYRQDKDFQDNTYFYLELLLSSKRRQEFGQIYTDLKHENYISTNIYYLFYNWLLMQGDFPEAINLLSRDLDKLICNDDLYGAMALINNALANPTQVDKWQGLLTSVESRDWRPPWLFYVRMLNENNLPAYAPWYEEYRKGVLGQDSFIDPIIFVFTVRLALGEYEQVDAAMEKLEQAWASFNEPAFIEVAKVVLKSQLARQQGQNTDDLLASVEEQVIELQWDEIPYINQVLASYYILSDDFASAEVHLIDGCNKNPAICSGWQNIPLLAPIMQTKKLQLSLEKAEQVIRENQSRLTALNSKVAASCPAL; from the coding sequence TTGAACAACACAGTAGGCAAGTGGCTGATAGACGAACAGAGCCATTGTATTGTCAGTGATGATGAAAAGGTAGAGCTTAATCTCGCAACCTTTAAATTATTACAGCTTTTTGCATCCTGCCCGGGCGAAATTATTTCTTTATCTAAGATAAAGGAAGAAGTCTGGCAAAATGAATTCACGACAAATAACGTGGTATATCAAACCATACGTAACCTGCGTATGGCGCTTGAAGGGGATTCGGGAAAAAGCTATATCAAAACGGTTCCCCGTCACGGTTATCAACTATTAGTTAAGATTGATGATCAAATGGAAGGCTCTGTACCGGCGCTGTCTGGTGATGAGAATATGGAATTGCCTGCCGTACCACAAGAGTCAACAGGCATTACCGCCCTTGTGTGCAATAAGCTAAACACACGCCGTTGGCGCCTGATGTTGGCCATTATCGCAACCATGATGATCGTCATGGTAGCCGTCATAAAGATCTCTTGGGTCGCAAGCATAAGCCAACCGACAAAGAATATGAGTCCAAGCAAAGGCCGCTTGGTCATTATTGATGATATTGTCGAGATCAGTGAACAACAAAGGCAAATATTCAGTCATTACCAGCAAAAAGTTGTCTTAGATTCAAACATGGAAAAAACAAGGTTATCCAGTACCGAAAACCTCCTGTCAAAATTGGATCAGATGGGGGACCAACATAAATTAGTCGTGCAATATTTGCCGGTTCAAAAAGCCATTTTAAACCTGGTGTTTGTTGGTAAACCCTCACGCCTGGCATATTTGTCTGTTCAGCCGGTCGATAAAATAACCCAGAAAGCCGATTTGGAAAAATTTACCCATCATTTATTGGCTGTTTTTGACGACCCTATGTTGGACAAGGGAAATTCCGGTATTGCCGGGTTGTTAAGAGAAAACCAAGAAGCTCAGGCTTTAGCTTCTTTATCATTTGGCCAAACGGAGCGTTTACAAACTGCCCGTCAGTCGATTCGGGAGGCAATTGAAAAATACAGCCTGAACGAGCAACAAAAAAAAGCCAAGTATTACTTTATTGAAACCTTATATGCCTTTTACCAGATTGAAAGTTTCGATGACAAACAGCTGCATACCGGCGTTAATTACCTTTTATCCCATTACAGCCAAAGCAATTATTCCCTGGTTGCGGCAGCATTTTACCTGGCAAATAAAGAGAGCGTCTCCATTGCCTTTCAGTTGCTGGAATATCTTGAGCAAGATCCTTTTGTCACTTACATCCAGGGATTATTACATTACGAGCTTGATGAATTAACATCGGCGCTAAAACACTTTGAAAAGGTTTATCGCCAGGATAAAGACTTTCAGGATAATACCTATTTTTATCTTGAGTTATTGTTATCAAGCAAGCGCAGGCAGGAGTTTGGCCAAATTTATACCGATTTAAAGCATGAGAATTATATTTCAACCAACATATATTATCTGTTTTATAACTGGCTGCTTATGCAGGGGGACTTCCCGGAAGCCATCAATTTACTTTCCCGTGATCTTGATAAGTTAATTTGTAATGATGACCTCTATGGTGCAATGGCCCTGATCAATAATGCCCTGGCTAACCCAACACAGGTTGATAAGTGGCAAGGGCTGCTTACCTCGGTAGAAAGCAGGGACTGGCGTCCGCCATGGCTGTTTTATGTCAGGATGCTCAACGAAAACAACCTGCCTGCATATGCGCCATGGTATGAGGAGTACCGTAAAGGCGTGTTAGGGCAGGACAGCTTTATCGACCCTATTATTTTTGTCTTCACCGTCCGCTTGGCTTTAGGTGAATATGAACAGGTTGATGCTGCCATGGAGAAACTTGAACAAGCTTGGGCAAGCTTTAACGAGCCCGCTTTTATAGAGGTTGCGAAAGTCGTCTTAAAAAGCCAGCTTGCCAGACAGCAAGGGCAGAACACAGACGACTTGCTTGCCTCTGTAGAGGAGCAAGTCATAGAGTTACAATGGGATGAAATACCTTATATTAACCAGGTACTGGCGAGTTATTATATTCTCAGCGATGATTTCGCCTCCGCAGAAGTTCATTTAATTGATGGCTGCAATAAAAATCCGGCGATCTGCTCCGGTTGGCAAAATATTCCCTTGCTTGCCCCGATAATGCAAACCAAAAAATTGCAGCTGTCCTTGGAAAAAGCAGAGCAAGTTATCAGAGAGAATCAATCCAGGCTTACCGCGCTTAATAGCAAGGTAGCAGCAAGCTGCCCTGCTTTATGA
- a CDS encoding TetR/AcrR family transcriptional regulator, whose amino-acid sequence MNVKDKKRGRPAGKGAGLSRESIIIQAKSLMLENSKTPSIRQLASSLKVDAMAIYYYFSNKASLLEAITVSLIEDIYEPRGSADWQQELALLCKSYLALLSDHAGLMETLLSMTTIGPAQVFAKRFSLALTPLALNEQDMKDALDLLVDYLHGYALAMHCCSEPGQLTLEQLDGPLKFYMAALTSKVRG is encoded by the coding sequence ATGAATGTCAAGGATAAGAAACGGGGACGCCCTGCTGGAAAAGGAGCTGGACTGAGCAGGGAGAGTATTATCATACAAGCGAAATCTCTGATGCTGGAAAATAGTAAAACCCCAAGTATCAGACAGTTAGCATCATCACTGAAGGTAGACGCTATGGCAATCTACTACTATTTTTCGAATAAGGCCAGTCTGCTCGAAGCGATCACGGTTTCTCTGATTGAAGATATTTATGAACCCCGGGGCTCTGCTGACTGGCAACAAGAATTGGCGCTGTTGTGCAAGAGTTACCTGGCACTTCTTAGCGATCATGCCGGTTTGATGGAGACCCTGTTATCGATGACAACCATAGGGCCGGCCCAGGTATTTGCCAAACGTTTTTCACTCGCATTAACACCGCTTGCGCTTAACGAGCAGGATATGAAAGATGCACTGGATCTGTTGGTGGACTATTTGCACGGTTATGCCTTAGCTATGCATTGTTGCAGTGAACCAGGGCAATTAACGCTTGAGCAGCTAGATGGTCCGCTCAAGTTTTATATGGCGGCGCTAACCAGTAAGGTAAGGGGTTAG